A genomic segment from Chitinophaga niabensis encodes:
- a CDS encoding xylulokinase, translating to MYLIGYDIGSSSIKAALLDAATGKCLATATGSAEELVIQVPRSGWAEQDPEMWWQEVIKATHALQQLHPFDPAAVNAIGIAYQMHGLVCVDKEQQVLRPAIIWCDSRAVQIGDEAAIALGEAYTLPHLLNSPGNFTASKLRWVQQNEPEKYKRIQHIMLPGDFIAMRLTGDAATTLSGLSEGIFYDFADQQVSASLLNYYNIDRELLAPVVPTFGEQGRVTEKAAQLLGLKAGIPVTYRAGDQPNNAFSLNVLQPGEAATTAGTSGVVYAVHDQVAYDAQSRVNTFIHVNQTAKEIRNGVLMCLNGTGILNSWLRSITGGLDYNKMNELAAQAPIGSEGLQIFPFGNGAERILANRQPGARMEGLAFGVHHQQHLLRAGQEGIVFALTYGVDIMREMGLKINRVRAGKANMFLSPLFREAFANTAGVSIELYNTDGALGAARAAGVGSGYYSNMKDAFIGMECLATIEPEKGPQQAYAAAYNQWKKRLDQILLEY from the coding sequence ATGTACTTAATCGGCTATGATATAGGATCGTCTTCCATCAAAGCAGCATTACTCGATGCCGCTACAGGTAAGTGTTTGGCCACGGCCACCGGTTCTGCTGAAGAACTGGTGATCCAGGTTCCCCGTTCAGGATGGGCAGAGCAGGACCCTGAAATGTGGTGGCAGGAAGTGATCAAAGCAACACATGCATTACAACAATTACATCCCTTCGATCCCGCAGCCGTAAATGCCATCGGTATTGCCTACCAGATGCATGGATTGGTTTGCGTGGATAAAGAACAACAGGTATTACGGCCTGCTATCATCTGGTGCGACAGCCGTGCTGTGCAGATAGGAGATGAGGCTGCAATCGCATTGGGCGAGGCTTATACGTTACCGCATTTGCTCAATTCCCCCGGGAATTTTACCGCATCCAAATTACGCTGGGTGCAGCAGAATGAACCGGAGAAATACAAACGCATTCAGCACATTATGCTGCCCGGTGATTTTATTGCCATGCGCTTAACAGGTGATGCGGCCACTACTTTGTCCGGCTTATCCGAAGGGATCTTCTACGACTTTGCAGATCAGCAGGTATCCGCTTCGTTACTCAACTATTATAATATAGACAGGGAATTACTCGCCCCGGTTGTTCCTACTTTCGGAGAGCAGGGCCGTGTAACAGAAAAGGCGGCGCAGTTGTTAGGATTGAAAGCAGGTATCCCTGTTACCTACAGGGCCGGCGATCAACCCAATAATGCATTTTCCCTCAATGTGCTGCAACCAGGCGAAGCAGCTACCACAGCAGGTACATCAGGAGTGGTATATGCCGTGCACGACCAGGTGGCTTATGATGCGCAAAGCAGGGTGAACACATTTATCCATGTAAACCAAACTGCGAAAGAGATCAGGAATGGCGTACTGATGTGCCTCAACGGAACCGGTATCTTAAACAGCTGGTTGCGTTCTATCACAGGTGGTTTGGATTATAACAAGATGAATGAACTGGCTGCGCAGGCGCCTATCGGTTCTGAAGGACTGCAGATCTTTCCTTTCGGAAACGGTGCGGAACGTATTCTCGCTAACCGGCAACCCGGTGCAAGGATGGAAGGGCTGGCATTTGGTGTGCATCATCAGCAGCATCTGCTGAGAGCAGGCCAGGAAGGCATTGTGTTTGCTTTAACCTATGGCGTGGATATCATGCGCGAAATGGGATTGAAGATCAACCGCGTGCGTGCCGGTAAAGCCAATATGTTCCTCAGTCCTTTATTCCGCGAAGCCTTTGCCAACACTGCCGGTGTTAGCATAGAACTATATAATACGGATGGCGCATTAGGTGCGGCACGTGCTGCCGGTGTAGGCTCCGGTTACTATAGCAATATGAAAGATGCCTTTATTGGTATGGAATGCCTTGCCACTATTGAACCGGAAAAAGGCCCGCAACAAGCATATGCAGCCGCCTATAACCAATGGAAAAAGCGGCTGGATCAAATCTTACTTGAATACTAA
- a CDS encoding sodium/sugar symporter translates to MKNESLFFWDKIVFLFYFLIVAGYGYYIYRRKKKATTDTKDFFLAEGSLTWWAIGASLIASNISAEQFIGMSGSGFKMGLAISTYEWMAAATLMVVAIFFLPIYLKNKIFTMPQFLLQRYDSRVSTVMAVFWLLLYVFVNLTSILYLGALAIQTISGYEFSTVIVGLSIFAIFITLGGMKVIGYTDVLQVFFLVLGGLATTYLALNLVSDHFGGQGMMEGLGLLRQKAPEHFHMIFDSSSEHYKDLPGIAVLIGGMWIVNLNYWGCNQYITQRALGADLKTARNGLLFAGFLKLLMPVIVVLPGIAAYVLYKNGVFQKEMLDTAGNVKPDHAYPVLLNLLPEGLKGLSFAALTAAIVASLAGKANSIATIFTLDIYKHFFNKEASEKEQVKVGRIAIIVAIIIGALVAPALKSLDQGFQYIQEYTGFISPGVFAIFILGFFWKRTTANAALVGAALAIPLSVALKYFIPELPFINRMGWVFVIIVAIMVLVSLLDPKSKNNPKGLEVDASMFKLNTGFTVGAILICGILAALYTIFW, encoded by the coding sequence ATGAAAAATGAATCATTATTCTTCTGGGACAAAATTGTGTTCCTCTTTTATTTTCTGATCGTTGCCGGATATGGTTATTATATCTATCGTAGAAAAAAGAAAGCAACCACAGATACAAAGGACTTTTTCCTTGCAGAAGGATCTCTCACGTGGTGGGCTATCGGCGCTTCACTGATCGCATCCAACATCTCTGCTGAACAGTTCATCGGTATGTCCGGTTCCGGTTTTAAAATGGGACTGGCAATTTCCACTTATGAATGGATGGCAGCGGCTACGCTGATGGTAGTGGCTATTTTCTTCCTGCCCATCTATCTCAAGAACAAGATCTTTACCATGCCGCAATTCCTGCTGCAGCGGTATGATAGTCGCGTAAGTACAGTGATGGCCGTATTCTGGCTCCTGTTGTATGTGTTTGTAAACCTCACTTCTATCCTGTACCTGGGAGCCTTAGCTATTCAGACCATTTCAGGATATGAGTTCTCCACCGTGATCGTCGGGCTTTCCATCTTTGCTATTTTCATTACGCTGGGTGGCATGAAGGTGATTGGCTATACAGATGTATTGCAGGTGTTCTTCCTGGTACTGGGTGGTTTGGCTACAACCTATCTTGCACTGAACCTTGTGTCCGATCATTTCGGCGGACAAGGCATGATGGAAGGATTGGGCCTGTTACGCCAGAAAGCACCGGAGCATTTCCACATGATCTTTGACAGTTCAAGCGAACATTATAAAGACCTTCCCGGTATCGCCGTACTCATTGGTGGTATGTGGATCGTGAACCTCAACTACTGGGGCTGTAACCAATACATCACACAACGTGCATTGGGTGCAGATCTGAAAACTGCACGTAACGGTCTGCTCTTTGCAGGTTTCCTGAAGTTGCTGATGCCCGTGATTGTAGTATTGCCAGGTATTGCTGCTTACGTATTGTATAAGAACGGTGTATTCCAGAAGGAAATGCTGGATACTGCAGGTAACGTAAAGCCGGACCATGCATACCCCGTGTTACTGAACCTGCTGCCGGAAGGATTGAAAGGATTGTCTTTCGCAGCACTCACTGCAGCGATCGTGGCATCCCTCGCCGGAAAGGCAAACAGTATCGCTACCATCTTCACCCTTGATATCTACAAACACTTCTTCAATAAAGAAGCTTCTGAAAAAGAACAGGTGAAAGTGGGCCGCATTGCTATCATCGTGGCCATCATCATTGGTGCCTTGGTGGCGCCTGCATTGAAGAGCCTGGACCAGGGCTTCCAATACATCCAGGAATATACCGGCTTTATCTCTCCGGGTGTATTTGCCATCTTCATCCTCGGTTTCTTCTGGAAACGTACCACTGCAAACGCTGCACTGGTAGGCGCTGCATTGGCTATTCCTTTATCCGTTGCGCTGAAATATTTTATCCCTGAACTGCCCTTCATCAACCGTATGGGCTGGGTGTTTGTGATCATCGTAGCCATAATGGTGCTGGTGAGCCTTCTGGATCCGAAAAGCAAAAACAATCCTAAAGGCCTTGAGGTGGATGCTTCCATGTTCAAACTCAACACCGGATTTACAGTGGGGGCTATCCTGATCTGTGGTATCCTGGCAGCATTGTACACTATATTCTGGTAA
- a CDS encoding alpha-L-fucosidase gives MKYLKFLFWLLLPFTIKAQYKPTWESLDSRPVPAWFENAKFGIFIHWGVYSVPAWSPKGTYSEWYQYWLQTKQVYGNNNPKPTAVFDHHNKVYGENFSYYQFADLFKAEDYDPDAWAKLFERSGAKYIVLTSKHHDGFALWPSREASKAFGKPWNAMESGAKRDLLGDLTAAVKKTSVKMGFYYSLYEWFNPLYKNKQYKQYVNEHMIPQLKDLVNRYEPDIIWPDGEWEQSDTLWQSREFLTWLYNESPVKDKIAVNDRWGKGIRKKHGGYYTTEYEVGATFNRPWEECRGMGFSFGYNRNEDIEDYNSAQSLVYLLLDIVSSGGNLLLDIGPDAQGKIPPIMQERLLQIGKWLDVNGEAIYNTRSCKTTVQWSTGRRDWKPAAGMVSGEAMLKQTVNPDPGFAVKEIFFTRNGNTLYAVTPQLPEGKFLIRVLNTSAKTTVQMLGLKKPLAFKKVKEGIEVTVPKLSVKEVPCEYAWTFKVTEVI, from the coding sequence ATGAAGTATTTAAAGTTTCTTTTCTGGCTCTTGCTGCCATTCACCATCAAAGCCCAGTATAAACCTACCTGGGAGTCGCTGGACAGCAGGCCTGTTCCTGCATGGTTCGAGAATGCTAAATTCGGCATCTTTATTCACTGGGGAGTATATTCCGTTCCTGCCTGGTCCCCCAAGGGCACTTACTCAGAATGGTACCAGTACTGGCTGCAAACCAAACAGGTGTACGGCAACAACAACCCGAAACCCACTGCCGTATTTGATCATCACAATAAAGTGTACGGAGAGAACTTTTCTTACTACCAGTTTGCCGACCTCTTCAAAGCAGAAGATTATGATCCGGATGCATGGGCTAAGCTCTTTGAAAGGTCGGGCGCCAAATACATCGTACTCACTTCCAAACACCATGATGGTTTTGCATTATGGCCCAGCAGGGAAGCCAGCAAAGCTTTCGGTAAACCCTGGAATGCCATGGAATCCGGTGCTAAAAGAGATTTGCTGGGAGACCTCACCGCAGCGGTTAAAAAGACCAGTGTGAAGATGGGCTTCTACTATTCCCTCTACGAATGGTTCAATCCCCTATACAAGAACAAACAATATAAACAGTATGTGAATGAACATATGATCCCGCAACTGAAAGACCTCGTGAACCGTTACGAACCGGATATCATCTGGCCCGATGGGGAATGGGAACAATCTGATACTTTATGGCAGTCCCGCGAATTCCTCACCTGGTTGTATAATGAATCACCCGTGAAAGATAAGATCGCAGTGAACGACCGCTGGGGGAAAGGCATCCGCAAAAAACACGGCGGTTACTATACTACGGAATATGAAGTTGGCGCCACCTTCAACCGCCCATGGGAAGAATGCCGTGGCATGGGATTTTCGTTCGGCTATAACCGTAATGAAGACATTGAAGATTACAACAGCGCGCAATCCCTAGTGTACCTGTTGCTGGATATCGTAAGCAGTGGTGGTAACCTCCTGCTGGACATCGGGCCCGATGCACAAGGTAAGATCCCGCCGATTATGCAGGAACGCCTGTTACAGATCGGTAAATGGCTGGATGTGAATGGAGAGGCGATCTATAATACCCGGAGTTGTAAAACTACGGTACAATGGTCCACAGGCCGCCGCGACTGGAAACCCGCAGCAGGTATGGTAAGCGGAGAAGCCATGCTGAAACAGACTGTAAACCCTGATCCCGGTTTTGCTGTAAAAGAGATCTTCTTTACCCGCAACGGTAATACCCTGTATGCCGTTACCCCACAGCTTCCGGAGGGAAAATTCCTGATCAGGGTGCTAAACACTTCTGCTAAAACTACCGTTCAAATGCTGGGTCTTAAAAAGCCACTGGCCTTTAAGAAGGTGAAAGAGGGGATAGAAGTGACCGTACCAAAGCTTTCTGTAAAAGAAGTTCCCTGCGAATATGCGTGGACATTTAAAGTAACAGAGGTTATATAG